A single genomic interval of Saccharothrix saharensis harbors:
- a CDS encoding RNB domain-containing ribonuclease: MVIRTDRADLDFGGIRTEFGLPDGFPAAALAEAQAAVSRDVGLASREDATDLPLVTIDPPGAKDLDQALLVQRVGSGFRVHYAIADLGAFVVPGGALDAEVRKRGQTLYLPDGNVPLHPPVLSEGAASLLPGQTRPSVLWTFECGPDGEPTDVRVRRAVVRSTAQFDYETVQARFDAGTPHPSIEALPDFGRLRRERAVERGAVELQLPEQEIVPNGDGDWKLAVRPRADVDAWNAEISLLTGMSAAKVMLTAKVGVLRTLPDADDGAVDALRRSAHALGVPWPAGVTPSRLLAGLDPSRPEALALFVDATRLLRGAGYTAFNGEVPAVSTHAGLAAPYTHVTAPLRRLVDRFATEVCLAVTAGQDVPDWLTEALPLLPGLMGGSDALAGKVDRACLDQVEAWVLADRVGQEFEAVVLRAEGNGADVFVAQPPVMGRCTGEDLPEGERIAVRLVEADPERRKVVFERR, from the coding sequence ATGGTGATCCGCACCGACCGAGCGGACCTGGACTTCGGCGGCATCCGGACCGAGTTCGGCCTGCCCGACGGGTTCCCGGCCGCCGCGCTGGCCGAGGCGCAGGCCGCGGTGTCGCGCGACGTCGGCCTGGCGAGTCGCGAGGACGCGACGGACCTGCCGTTGGTCACGATCGACCCGCCCGGCGCGAAGGACCTGGACCAGGCGTTGCTGGTGCAGCGGGTCGGGTCGGGGTTCCGGGTGCACTACGCGATCGCCGACCTGGGCGCCTTCGTGGTGCCCGGTGGCGCGCTGGACGCGGAGGTGCGCAAGCGCGGCCAGACGCTGTACCTGCCCGACGGCAACGTGCCGCTGCACCCGCCGGTGCTGTCGGAGGGCGCGGCGAGCCTGCTGCCGGGGCAGACGCGGCCGTCGGTGCTGTGGACGTTCGAGTGCGGTCCGGACGGCGAGCCGACCGACGTGCGGGTGCGGCGGGCCGTGGTGCGCTCGACCGCGCAGTTCGACTACGAGACCGTGCAGGCGCGGTTCGACGCCGGCACGCCGCACCCGTCGATCGAGGCGCTGCCCGACTTCGGCCGGTTGCGGCGGGAGCGCGCGGTCGAGCGCGGCGCGGTCGAGCTGCAACTGCCGGAGCAGGAGATCGTGCCCAACGGCGACGGCGACTGGAAGCTCGCGGTCCGGCCGCGGGCCGACGTCGACGCGTGGAACGCGGAAATCTCCCTGCTCACCGGCATGTCCGCGGCGAAGGTGATGCTGACGGCGAAGGTCGGTGTGCTGCGGACGCTGCCCGACGCGGACGACGGCGCGGTGGACGCGCTGCGGCGGTCCGCGCACGCGCTGGGCGTGCCGTGGCCGGCGGGCGTGACGCCGTCGCGGTTGCTCGCGGGCCTGGACCCGAGCCGCCCCGAGGCGTTGGCGCTGTTCGTGGACGCGACCCGGCTGCTGCGCGGCGCGGGCTACACCGCGTTCAACGGCGAGGTGCCCGCGGTGTCCACGCACGCCGGCCTGGCCGCGCCCTACACGCACGTGACCGCGCCGCTGCGCCGGTTGGTGGACCGCTTCGCCACCGAGGTGTGCCTGGCCGTCACGGCGGGGCAGGACGTGCCCGACTGGCTGACCGAGGCGTTGCCGCTGCTGCCGGGGTTGATGGGCGGTTCGGACGCGCTGGCGGGCAAGGTCGACCGGGCGTGCCTGGACCAGGTCGAGGCGTGGGTGCTGGCCGACCGGGTCGGGCAGGAGTTCGAGGCGGTCGTGCTGCGGGCCGAGGGGAACGGCGCGGACGTCTTCGTCGCCCAGCCGCCCGTGATGGGCCGCTGCACGGGCGAAGACCTGCCCGAGGGCGAGCGGATCGCGGTGCGCCTGGTGGAGGCCGACCCCGAGCGGCGCAAGGTCGTCTTCGAACGCCGGTGA